A DNA window from Mariprofundus aestuarium contains the following coding sequences:
- a CDS encoding ATP-binding protein: MPQPETRSFYISGPADVTAARRVSKSFALALSFDEVASEQMALVASELGSNIYKHAGRGTLSLSSITVEAQHGMVIEARDWGGGIANQEEAFADGFSTAGTLGDGLGAVNRLVDSMEITSDGENGTHIIGIKMLRKNSFPMPAHENPFDIAAVSRAIPGHQVNGDAFVIKHANHRTLVAVIDGVGHGTFAHKASTTAKAYIESHFEQDLEHLLMGCSRACRATRGAVMTLVALEWQERNMHYAGIGNIESRIFNALTDKKLIVRRGIVGNRMPPPKSSLESWNSGAVMVLHSDGISTKWQWHELTPVMHLGASAVAQRIMERYGKGNDDATVLVIMDKAEKPHD; this comes from the coding sequence ATGCCCCAGCCAGAGACTAGGTCTTTTTATATTTCCGGCCCTGCCGATGTAACTGCAGCCCGCCGTGTCAGTAAGTCATTTGCCTTAGCGCTTAGCTTTGATGAGGTGGCGAGTGAGCAGATGGCATTAGTTGCCTCCGAGCTTGGTAGCAACATCTACAAACATGCGGGTCGGGGCACGCTAAGCTTGTCATCGATAACAGTTGAGGCGCAGCACGGCATGGTTATTGAGGCGCGCGACTGGGGTGGTGGCATTGCCAATCAGGAGGAAGCATTCGCCGATGGCTTCTCGACAGCAGGTACTCTTGGTGATGGGCTAGGAGCTGTGAACCGCCTGGTTGATAGCATGGAGATTACGTCGGATGGTGAAAACGGCACTCATATTATCGGCATAAAGATGCTCCGAAAAAATAGTTTCCCCATGCCAGCACATGAAAACCCATTCGACATTGCTGCCGTTTCCAGAGCCATCCCTGGGCATCAGGTAAATGGTGATGCTTTTGTCATCAAGCACGCAAACCACCGTACATTGGTAGCTGTTATCGATGGCGTAGGTCATGGAACATTTGCACATAAGGCATCAACGACTGCCAAAGCCTATATCGAAAGTCATTTCGAGCAGGATCTTGAGCATTTGCTTATGGGGTGCTCTAGAGCATGTCGTGCCACCAGAGGGGCAGTTATGACACTGGTTGCTCTCGAGTGGCAGGAAAGAAACATGCACTATGCAGGTATCGGTAATATCGAATCACGGATTTTCAATGCCTTAACAGATAAGAAACTAATAGTTCGGCGTGGCATTGTTGGCAACAGAATGCCCCCGCCAAAATCTTCGCTGGAGAGTTGGAATAGCGGGGCGGTTATGGTGCTGCACTCTGATGGCATTAGTACAAAATGGCAGTGGCATGAATTGACGCCAGTGATGCACCTAGGCGCCAGCGCCGTAGCCCAGCGAATTATGGAGAGGTATGGCAAAGGTAATGATGACGCAACTGTGCTGGTAATCATGGATAAAGCCGAGAAGCCTCATGACTGA
- the mreC gene encoding rod shape-determining protein MreC: MKTVKRRYKLWLISVMVFTGLLIIARTSAGSWPMLASWPALEALHAPVQWWQDSSLWFSERQKLQADYQAFRKKAQQQASLIQEANSLREENRQLRKILDISGITGYRWHAAKVRGRSPEAMSQRILLQVHGVSKDDVIVSSEGLVGVVDSTAEGHATVRTIFDASLAVPVTIPGSSLAALARGQGESLSIDFVPEEFALKPGQVLYTSGAGGLFPPGISVARIIEVKAVPGELFVKASAAPTAHWQRDNWLAVASHLHTDASQ; the protein is encoded by the coding sequence GTGAAAACCGTCAAACGTCGCTACAAGCTGTGGCTGATAAGTGTGATGGTTTTTACCGGCCTTCTTATCATTGCCCGAACATCTGCAGGCTCCTGGCCGATGTTGGCCTCCTGGCCAGCGCTTGAAGCACTGCATGCCCCTGTGCAGTGGTGGCAGGATTCCAGTCTCTGGTTCTCGGAACGGCAGAAACTTCAGGCCGATTACCAGGCATTTCGAAAAAAAGCACAGCAACAGGCATCGCTCATTCAGGAGGCTAACTCGCTGCGCGAAGAGAACAGGCAGCTTCGCAAAATCCTCGATATTTCCGGTATCACAGGCTATCGCTGGCATGCCGCCAAGGTGCGCGGTCGAAGCCCTGAAGCGATGAGCCAGCGCATCCTGCTACAGGTGCATGGAGTATCGAAAGATGATGTCATCGTATCTAGCGAAGGGTTGGTTGGCGTTGTAGATAGCACTGCGGAAGGCCACGCCACAGTACGAACCATATTCGATGCCTCACTTGCTGTTCCGGTCACAATTCCCGGCTCATCACTGGCTGCGCTTGCCCGAGGGCAGGGAGAAAGCCTCTCCATCGACTTCGTGCCCGAAGAGTTTGCGCTCAAACCGGGACAGGTGCTCTATACCAGTGGCGCGGGTGGTCTTTTTCCACCTGGTATCTCTGTTGCCCGCATTATCGAGGTTAAAGCCGTTCCGGGAGAACTGTTTGTTAAGGCCTCAGCAGCCCCGACTGCCCACTGGCAACGCGATAACTGGTTAGCCGTAGCTTCACACCTTCATACTGACGCTTCGCAATGA
- a CDS encoding sulfite exporter TauE/SafE family protein, which produces MAEIELGLIVYGLIVGLGAGLIGGTLAGLAGVGGGLIYVPLFYAFMPSDSEGMAIHIFASMVAVVATAFFSARAHLRLGHVDISSMFALLPGLVIGAALGLWSTLLLPQFWILVGIAALNAWVAFDYGRTHRPHAKQAYAMQLLSGPIGYISGLFGIGGGTMLVPLLRRFVHLRQAVGTSAMCGLVMAAGAILLNLSLESDWNGLLGQHWSFLLGAWAGIIAILPFASGWSARLHDSAEEATLRFVLKTVFISLALALSVAAFLSV; this is translated from the coding sequence GTGGCTGAGATTGAACTGGGCCTGATTGTTTACGGGCTGATAGTTGGTCTGGGCGCGGGACTTATCGGCGGTACGCTGGCCGGACTCGCAGGCGTAGGCGGGGGGCTGATCTACGTCCCTCTCTTTTACGCCTTTATGCCTTCCGACTCCGAAGGCATGGCAATACATATCTTTGCCAGCATGGTTGCCGTGGTGGCTACCGCCTTTTTCTCAGCCCGTGCCCATCTTCGTCTTGGCCATGTCGATATCAGCAGCATGTTTGCCCTGCTTCCGGGATTGGTGATTGGGGCTGCACTGGGCTTGTGGAGCACCCTGCTACTGCCGCAATTCTGGATACTGGTGGGGATCGCCGCCCTCAACGCCTGGGTAGCATTCGATTATGGGCGCACACACCGTCCGCACGCCAAGCAGGCCTATGCCATGCAGCTTCTATCCGGCCCTATTGGCTACATCTCCGGCCTGTTTGGTATTGGAGGAGGGACCATGCTGGTGCCGTTGCTCAGGCGTTTTGTTCATCTCAGACAGGCCGTCGGCACATCGGCGATGTGCGGCCTGGTCATGGCGGCTGGTGCTATCCTGCTCAATCTATCGTTGGAATCTGACTGGAACGGGCTGCTTGGCCAGCACTGGTCGTTCTTGCTTGGAGCATGGGCAGGCATCATAGCGATTCTGCCCTTTGCCTCAGGCTGGTCGGCACGCCTGCATGACTCGGCAGAGGAGGCAACGCTTCGATTTGTGCTCAAGACAGTGTTTATATCACTGGCATTAGCGCTGTCCGTTGCCGCCTTCTTGAGCGTCTAA
- a CDS encoding putative bifunctional diguanylate cyclase/phosphodiesterase — protein MTDQVQQLQAYIEELENELADSSQGLIAITLELENAQEQYKNIVESSLQGIYQTDLDGAFNYVNPAYATILGYGNALEMREEVSGVAQVYVDHDRPKQISAMLADRQPVRGLLSPAYKRDGQAVILSENIRFITNGTGELTGYEVIAEDFTRQFHNEQRIMLLAKVFDYSIEGIMITDAQTNILEVNRAFSEITLYSAEEVIGKTPHILFSGWHNDRFYKQMWESLNNKGVWQGEITDRRKNGELFVQWVTICSVKDNNGEVSNYISIVNDITSKKESEKKIHQLAYYDILTQLPNRTLFYDRVEQAIRKGARESHKFGILFIDLDNFKNINDTLGHLVGDRFLIKVSSLLRTCVREEDTVARLGGDEFIILLEDLKDDQDAAIVAKNILKNLVGTVAVDKHLLSSGASIGISVFPSDGNKLDDLIKRADSAMYNAKEEGKNDYRFFTSDMNARAMERLRIETDLRKAIEEEQFQLYFQPTKHLGQEFISSAEALLRWQHPTYGMVYPDTFMSVAEESGLINQIGKWVFKSGMAQAAKWHSQGKRVQISINVSGRQLRQPHLIDEIMTQLLETNCDPTLIEFELTESAILEFPDKAIEILRKLRAQGFSIALDDFGTGYSSLSYLKQLPVDKVKIDRSFISGLPDDKDSRILVEAIIALSHKMGLSVIAEGVENEEQLDFLETQKCAKIQGYFYSRPLSVDAFEDFVRRHSHPLSSSSN, from the coding sequence ATGACTGATCAGGTCCAGCAGTTGCAAGCTTATATTGAAGAGTTGGAAAACGAACTGGCTGACTCCAGCCAAGGACTTATTGCCATCACCTTAGAGCTTGAAAACGCACAGGAGCAGTATAAAAATATTGTTGAGAGCAGCCTGCAGGGCATCTACCAGACTGATTTGGATGGGGCCTTCAATTACGTAAACCCCGCATATGCAACGATTTTGGGCTATGGCAACGCTTTGGAGATGCGCGAGGAAGTGTCCGGAGTTGCTCAAGTTTATGTAGACCATGATCGACCAAAACAGATTAGTGCAATGCTTGCGGACAGGCAGCCGGTTAGGGGGCTTCTCTCCCCAGCTTATAAACGAGACGGCCAGGCAGTCATACTTTCCGAGAACATTCGCTTCATAACCAACGGAACCGGTGAGCTCACTGGTTACGAGGTCATTGCTGAGGACTTCACGCGTCAGTTCCACAATGAGCAACGAATCATGCTTCTGGCTAAAGTGTTCGACTATAGCATTGAAGGCATCATGATTACCGATGCTCAAACAAATATTCTGGAAGTTAACCGCGCATTCTCTGAAATCACCCTCTATTCGGCAGAAGAAGTCATTGGTAAAACACCTCACATTCTATTTTCCGGGTGGCATAACGATCGTTTTTATAAACAGATGTGGGAGAGTCTCAACAACAAGGGTGTCTGGCAGGGGGAAATTACAGATCGACGTAAAAACGGGGAACTGTTTGTTCAGTGGGTGACCATATGCAGCGTAAAGGACAATAACGGCGAGGTCAGCAACTATATTAGCATTGTCAATGACATCACTTCAAAGAAAGAGTCCGAAAAGAAGATTCACCAGTTAGCCTACTACGATATATTAACACAGCTCCCCAACCGAACGTTGTTTTACGATCGGGTAGAGCAAGCCATTCGCAAAGGAGCGCGAGAAAGCCATAAGTTTGGCATTCTCTTCATAGACTTAGATAACTTCAAAAACATTAATGATACCTTAGGACACCTAGTCGGAGACAGGTTTCTGATCAAAGTCTCCTCCCTGCTACGTACCTGTGTCCGAGAAGAAGACACTGTCGCTCGGCTGGGCGGTGATGAGTTCATTATACTTCTTGAGGATCTGAAAGATGATCAGGATGCGGCCATTGTGGCAAAAAACATTCTAAAGAATCTTGTCGGGACGGTGGCTGTCGATAAGCACTTGCTTTCCAGTGGCGCCAGCATCGGTATCAGTGTTTTTCCCAGCGATGGAAATAAACTGGATGACCTGATCAAACGCGCTGATTCTGCTATGTACAATGCCAAGGAAGAGGGTAAAAACGATTACCGGTTCTTCACATCAGATATGAACGCGAGAGCCATGGAGCGCTTGCGGATTGAAACTGATCTCAGAAAAGCAATAGAAGAGGAGCAGTTCCAACTCTATTTCCAGCCAACGAAACACTTGGGCCAAGAGTTTATCTCAAGCGCGGAAGCCTTGCTCAGATGGCAGCACCCAACCTACGGCATGGTGTATCCTGATACATTCATGTCAGTCGCTGAAGAATCTGGTCTAATCAATCAGATTGGCAAATGGGTTTTCAAATCAGGAATGGCTCAGGCTGCCAAATGGCATTCTCAGGGAAAGCGGGTGCAAATTTCAATCAATGTGTCTGGTAGACAGCTGCGACAACCACACCTTATTGATGAGATTATGACGCAACTGCTAGAGACCAACTGTGACCCCACTCTTATTGAGTTCGAACTGACAGAAAGCGCCATTCTAGAGTTCCCTGATAAAGCTATAGAAATCCTGCGAAAGCTCCGCGCTCAAGGCTTTAGTATCGCACTTGATGACTTCGGCACAGGATACTCATCCTTAAGCTACCTGAAGCAGCTGCCTGTTGATAAAGTGAAAATCGACCGTTCTTTTATCTCCGGGTTGCCTGACGATAAAGACTCAAGAATCCTTGTTGAAGCCATCATTGCTCTATCCCATAAAATGGGGTTGTCTGTTATTGCCGAAGGGGTTGAAAACGAAGAGCAGCTAGATTTCCTCGAGACGCAAAAGTGTGCGAAAATTCAAGGCTATTTCTATTCGAGGCCTCTTTCTGTGGATGCTTTTGAAGACTTTGTGCGCAGACATTCACACCCTCTAAGCAGTAGTTCTAACTAG
- a CDS encoding rod shape-determining protein has product MFNRMFGVFSRDISIDLGTANTLIYVRGEGIVLNEPSVVAIHVGAGRQHRRVLAVGTDAKRMLGRTPDSIQAIRPLKDGVIADFVTTEEMLKQFIRKVHNRTWGIHPRIVICVPYGSTPVERRAIRESALSAGAREVYLIEEPMAAAIGAGLPVTEASGSMVVDIGGGTSEIAVISYGGIVYSRSVRVGGDKMDEAIINHLRRKYSLLVGAPTAERIKMELGSAFPQETRREMEVKGRDLINGVPKNLRLDDSEILEALTESVNAIIEGVKVCLERTPPELAADIVDKGIMLTGGGAMLVGLDQLLREETGLPVTVAENPLDCVVLGSGRVLDELDRMRGVLFEE; this is encoded by the coding sequence ATGTTTAATCGCATGTTCGGGGTTTTCTCCCGCGATATTTCCATCGATCTGGGCACTGCCAATACGCTGATTTATGTGCGTGGCGAAGGCATTGTCCTCAATGAGCCATCCGTGGTGGCAATTCATGTCGGCGCTGGCAGACAGCACCGCAGGGTGCTGGCAGTAGGTACGGATGCCAAACGCATGCTCGGCCGCACTCCGGACAGCATTCAGGCAATCCGTCCGTTGAAAGACGGCGTTATTGCCGACTTCGTTACCACCGAAGAGATGCTTAAACAGTTTATTCGCAAGGTTCATAATCGCACTTGGGGCATACATCCGCGTATTGTCATCTGCGTGCCTTACGGCTCCACACCGGTAGAGCGCAGGGCAATCCGTGAATCCGCCCTTTCTGCTGGTGCACGTGAGGTTTACCTGATCGAAGAGCCTATGGCGGCAGCAATCGGTGCCGGGCTTCCTGTGACTGAAGCCTCCGGATCCATGGTTGTGGATATTGGTGGCGGTACCAGTGAGATCGCCGTGATCTCTTACGGCGGCATCGTCTATTCGCGCTCGGTACGTGTCGGTGGCGACAAGATGGATGAGGCGATTATTAATCACCTGCGCCGCAAGTACAGCCTGCTGGTTGGTGCTCCAACAGCTGAAAGAATCAAGATGGAGCTGGGCAGCGCCTTCCCACAGGAGACGCGCCGTGAAATGGAAGTCAAAGGCCGGGATCTGATCAATGGTGTTCCTAAAAACCTCCGACTCGACGACTCAGAAATTCTTGAAGCCCTTACCGAGTCCGTTAATGCGATTATCGAAGGTGTGAAAGTCTGTCTTGAGCGCACACCGCCTGAGTTGGCCGCAGATATTGTCGATAAAGGCATCATGCTTACTGGTGGCGGCGCTATGCTGGTAGGATTGGATCAACTGCTTCGCGAAGAAACGGGGCTGCCGGTGACCGTTGCAGAAAATCCTCTGGACTGTGTAGTGCTGGGCAGTGGCCGAGTTCTTGATGAACTGGATCGCATGCGAGGCGTGCTCTTCGAGGAGTAA
- the xth gene encoding exodeoxyribonuclease III: MRITTWNVNSLNVRLPHLLEYLAEFEPDVVALQETKVPDEKFPVAEVEAAGYRVIFSGQKTYNGVATISRDEATDMVTDIPELDDPQRRLLATTINGVRIVNVYIPNGQEVGSEKYAYKFHWLHAFKDYLKGELERYPQLVLLGDYNIAPTDLDVHDPMRWQGKITCSEQERAMFRELVSLGLTDTVRSLHPDEPMFSWWDYRMNAFRRRWGIRIDHLLATESMRPCAAGVATDYRARERPSDHAPVWVNFA; this comes from the coding sequence ATGCGAATCACCACCTGGAATGTGAACTCCCTCAACGTGCGTCTGCCACATCTGCTTGAATATCTGGCCGAATTTGAGCCGGATGTTGTGGCACTGCAGGAGACCAAGGTGCCCGACGAAAAATTCCCAGTTGCAGAGGTGGAAGCTGCCGGTTATCGGGTCATTTTTTCCGGCCAGAAAACCTATAATGGTGTCGCCACCATCAGCCGCGATGAGGCAACCGATATGGTTACTGATATTCCCGAGCTTGATGACCCACAGCGCAGGCTGCTGGCTACAACCATCAACGGCGTACGAATTGTTAATGTCTATATTCCCAATGGTCAGGAGGTAGGCTCGGAGAAATACGCCTACAAATTCCACTGGTTGCATGCTTTTAAAGATTACCTGAAGGGTGAGCTGGAGAGGTACCCGCAGCTGGTGCTGCTGGGTGACTACAATATCGCCCCCACTGATCTGGATGTGCATGACCCCATGCGCTGGCAGGGTAAAATCACCTGCTCAGAGCAAGAGCGTGCAATGTTTAGGGAGCTGGTGAGTCTGGGGCTCACCGACACAGTAAGAAGCCTCCATCCCGATGAACCGATGTTCAGCTGGTGGGACTATCGCATGAATGCATTTCGCCGCCGCTGGGGTATCCGCATTGATCACCTGCTTGCTACCGAATCCATGCGGCCGTGTGCGGCTGGTGTAGCCACGGATTACCGGGCCAGAGAGCGCCCCAGCGACCATGCGCCGGTGTGGGTGAATTTCGCCTAG
- the mrdA gene encoding penicillin-binding protein 2: MRKNQLESRQRFDLRMLFFFAVTPLLLGGLMLHLLQLQWTQHEKLALQANENRLNIVPVLPVRGEITDANGKGLAVNKIAYRVLLIPERVKKLDETLATLADALQWSERKQSQILKRIKSSRPDRPVLLDDKLQWLQVSPIAARLHHLSGIDVEAGSYRYYPYAELTSHLIGYLSLARKSDLDNGFLSTEFIGRTGVEKSFETYLHGTPGSQQEEVDAHGRRIAVIKRTPSIMGQQVKLALDIDVQKAASEALGERTGAVVVMDVETGQIISMLSQPGYDTNRFITGLETEQWQEWLNNPDKPLLNRATQAAYPPASTFKMLTGLAGLGQQATLATGHTQCPGYLELADRNLRCWKRTGHGDVSLHSALVHSCDVYFYKLGDQIGMGAISDEAQKWGLGEKTGIDLSPESRGIIPALRPNMMAAMNSSSSRRKHWFRGETMITAIGQGQLTTTTLQIARLAAAIANGGKVLKPQLLADSESELMHQVDVKPAHLNMIHNAMRDVVATPGGTAFWALRSAPWKMAGKTGTAQVVKMAQDDDKKGKLTAQQVLKRHKDHAWFMGYAPYDNPKVAIAVFVEHGGHGGSDAAPVAAAIIRTLAAKEAPQP; this comes from the coding sequence ATGCGCAAAAACCAGCTTGAAAGCCGCCAGCGTTTTGATCTGCGCATGCTCTTCTTTTTTGCAGTCACGCCGCTTCTGCTGGGCGGACTTATGTTGCATTTGTTGCAGCTGCAGTGGACTCAGCATGAGAAGCTGGCCCTGCAGGCAAATGAAAATCGCCTGAATATCGTGCCGGTTCTTCCTGTTCGGGGTGAAATTACTGATGCCAACGGCAAAGGGCTTGCTGTAAACAAAATAGCATACCGGGTTCTACTGATTCCGGAGCGGGTTAAAAAACTGGATGAAACACTGGCTACGCTTGCCGATGCACTGCAGTGGAGCGAGAGAAAGCAGTCACAAATCCTTAAGCGCATTAAATCGTCACGTCCGGATCGTCCTGTACTGCTGGATGATAAGTTGCAGTGGCTGCAGGTATCTCCCATTGCAGCCCGACTTCACCACCTCTCCGGTATCGATGTTGAAGCGGGCAGCTATCGCTACTACCCCTATGCTGAGCTTACCTCGCACCTGATAGGATATCTCTCACTGGCCCGTAAGTCTGATCTTGATAATGGCTTTCTCTCCACCGAGTTTATCGGCCGCACAGGTGTCGAAAAGTCGTTTGAAACCTATCTGCACGGTACGCCTGGCTCCCAACAGGAGGAGGTCGATGCGCACGGACGCCGTATTGCAGTCATCAAGCGGACTCCATCTATTATGGGTCAGCAGGTGAAGCTGGCCCTCGACATTGATGTTCAGAAGGCAGCCTCAGAAGCACTGGGGGAGAGAACCGGGGCTGTGGTTGTGATGGATGTCGAAACAGGTCAGATCATCAGCATGCTGAGCCAACCGGGATATGACACCAACCGCTTCATCACAGGGCTTGAAACGGAGCAGTGGCAGGAGTGGCTCAACAACCCCGACAAACCGCTGCTTAACCGGGCAACTCAGGCAGCTTATCCTCCGGCATCTACATTTAAAATGCTCACAGGACTTGCAGGGTTGGGACAGCAGGCCACTCTGGCAACCGGCCATACGCAGTGCCCCGGTTACCTGGAACTGGCTGATCGCAACCTTCGCTGCTGGAAACGGACAGGACACGGCGATGTGTCACTGCACTCTGCGCTGGTGCATTCATGCGATGTGTATTTCTACAAGCTGGGCGACCAGATTGGCATGGGTGCGATCAGTGACGAAGCCCAAAAATGGGGGCTGGGAGAAAAAACCGGTATCGACCTCTCCCCCGAATCGCGCGGCATTATTCCTGCTCTTCGCCCCAATATGATGGCTGCAATGAACAGCAGTTCATCCAGACGTAAGCACTGGTTCCGTGGTGAAACGATGATCACTGCTATAGGGCAGGGACAGCTCACCACCACCACGTTGCAGATTGCCCGTCTTGCTGCTGCCATTGCCAATGGTGGCAAAGTGCTGAAGCCCCAGCTGCTGGCCGATTCCGAAAGTGAGTTGATGCATCAGGTTGATGTTAAGCCAGCACACCTGAATATGATTCATAATGCGATGCGGGATGTTGTTGCCACCCCGGGAGGCACAGCATTCTGGGCCCTCCGCTCCGCTCCCTGGAAAATGGCTGGTAAAACAGGGACGGCTCAAGTGGTCAAAATGGCTCAGGATGATGATAAGAAAGGAAAATTAACCGCACAACAGGTACTCAAGCGGCATAAGGATCACGCATGGTTCATGGGGTATGCGCCGTATGATAACCCTAAGGTGGCGATAGCTGTTTTTGTTGAGCATGGTGGACACGGTGGTAGTGATGCCGCCCCTGTAGCTGCTGCCATCATCAGAACCCTTGCCGCCAAAGAGGCACCTCAACCATGA
- a CDS encoding crotonase/enoyl-CoA hydratase family protein produces the protein MGQNKYKTNSLFTNNFRGSDASMGVDEDDHGLALKVRSEECEGGILRNTSNEGIQKMEQHRFKASTIHTSEYRDAYKYVEQYKLKNNTLRKSECRHSYTSMGVFYEDNLDLAWYCMKGLPRPCFTPKLLDETLSWLRDLRNNSDLNHIKYLVVTSDTPEVFNLGGDLDLFCKLIRTRNRTGLLEYATACIKAVYQFHTGLDKDITTISLVQGDALGGGFETAIAGEVLIAEKGSKMGMPEILFNLFPGMGALSLLSRKVGLAQAEKMILSGKVYSAQEMFELGIVDVLVEKGEGKQAVYDYLKRESRARNGFRALRRAKRFCNPVSYEELESITSVWVDAALELTAKDLRMMERLINKQTQKAG, from the coding sequence ATGGGGCAAAACAAGTATAAAACGAACAGCTTATTCACTAATAATTTTAGAGGTTCAGATGCATCCATGGGAGTAGATGAAGACGACCATGGCTTGGCATTAAAGGTGCGTTCAGAGGAATGCGAGGGAGGGATTCTTCGCAATACCAGCAATGAGGGGATTCAAAAGATGGAACAGCACCGCTTTAAAGCCAGTACAATACACACAAGCGAATATAGGGATGCTTACAAATACGTTGAACAGTATAAGCTCAAAAACAACACATTACGTAAAAGCGAGTGTAGGCATTCATACACTTCCATGGGTGTTTTCTATGAGGATAACCTTGATTTGGCGTGGTACTGTATGAAGGGACTTCCAAGGCCTTGCTTTACTCCAAAGTTATTGGATGAGACGTTAAGCTGGCTAAGAGATTTAAGAAACAACTCTGACCTGAACCACATTAAATATCTGGTCGTCACATCCGACACTCCCGAAGTATTTAACCTTGGAGGAGACCTCGATCTCTTTTGCAAACTAATTCGAACTCGAAACCGGACAGGTTTATTGGAGTACGCAACAGCTTGCATCAAAGCCGTCTATCAGTTTCATACTGGGCTTGATAAAGACATTACGACCATTTCGTTGGTGCAGGGAGATGCTCTGGGAGGTGGTTTTGAAACGGCAATTGCCGGCGAGGTGTTGATCGCAGAGAAGGGCTCCAAAATGGGAATGCCCGAGATTCTCTTTAACCTGTTTCCTGGCATGGGAGCATTAAGCCTTCTTTCTAGAAAGGTCGGCCTCGCCCAAGCGGAAAAAATGATATTGAGCGGAAAGGTGTACTCTGCCCAAGAGATGTTTGAATTGGGAATTGTCGACGTGCTGGTTGAAAAAGGAGAAGGTAAACAAGCAGTTTATGATTATCTCAAGAGAGAAAGCAGGGCAAGAAACGGCTTCCGTGCACTTCGTCGGGCAAAACGTTTTTGTAACCCGGTCAGCTATGAGGAACTGGAATCGATTACATCTGTATGGGTTGATGCGGCTCTTGAATTGACCGCGAAAGACCTGCGCATGATGGAACGGCTAATAAACAAACAGACTCAAAAGGCGGGATAA
- the rodA gene encoding rod shape-determining protein RodA, whose protein sequence is MIRALRSLDWPLLATMACLIALGLVTLYAAIHQGDAALWRRQLIFLSIGFSVFLFLCFVPVRVVGLASWPFYIVALLLLAMVPLIGDVQMGARRWLDLGIMNLQPSELMKWALMLVLASWFASREADSLKDLGVALALALAPASLIIIQPDLGTTLVLLFAATALLIASGLPWRWFGIAVTLSLASLPVLWHFMHAYQKQRVLTLLDPQSDPLGAGYHVIQSTIAIGSGGLFGKGYMQGTQASLHFLPEQHTDFIFSVLAEEGGFVAAFILLLLYTTLITRILIISSRAHSRFGSLVCIGIASVFLLYIAVNIGMVSGLLPVVGLPLPFISYGGSALVTMLAALGLVMRVAIESKDHIPWQRPGSPLV, encoded by the coding sequence ATGATTAGAGCTCTTCGTTCCTTAGACTGGCCGTTGCTGGCGACCATGGCCTGCCTGATCGCTCTGGGGCTGGTTACACTCTATGCCGCTATTCATCAGGGTGATGCAGCACTATGGAGAAGGCAGCTCATTTTCCTGAGTATCGGCTTTTCAGTTTTCCTGTTTCTCTGCTTTGTCCCGGTACGTGTTGTAGGGCTGGCCAGTTGGCCCTTCTACATTGTTGCCCTTCTTCTTCTGGCCATGGTTCCGCTGATCGGCGATGTCCAGATGGGTGCGCGACGCTGGCTGGATTTGGGGATAATGAACCTGCAGCCCTCAGAACTGATGAAGTGGGCATTGATGCTTGTACTGGCCAGCTGGTTTGCCAGTAGGGAGGCCGATTCGCTCAAGGATTTGGGGGTTGCTCTTGCTTTGGCGCTGGCCCCTGCCTCTCTGATTATCATTCAGCCGGACCTGGGGACAACACTTGTATTGCTGTTTGCCGCCACTGCCCTGCTGATCGCTTCAGGCCTGCCCTGGCGCTGGTTCGGCATTGCCGTGACTCTTTCACTCGCCTCACTTCCAGTCTTGTGGCATTTCATGCACGCCTACCAGAAGCAACGGGTGCTGACTCTGCTTGATCCGCAGTCCGACCCGCTGGGAGCAGGTTACCACGTCATCCAGTCGACCATTGCGATCGGTTCGGGAGGCCTGTTTGGTAAAGGTTATATGCAGGGAACACAGGCCAGCCTTCACTTCCTGCCAGAGCAGCACACCGACTTTATCTTCTCTGTGCTGGCTGAAGAGGGCGGTTTTGTCGCAGCTTTCATTCTACTGCTGCTCTATACCACTCTTATCACCCGTATTCTGATCATCAGCAGTCGCGCCCATTCACGCTTCGGATCACTGGTCTGCATCGGCATCGCTTCGGTGTTTCTGCTCTACATTGCCGTCAATATCGGAATGGTTTCTGGGCTGTTGCCTGTTGTAGGGTTGCCACTTCCCTTTATCAGCTACGGCGGATCTGCACTGGTGACCATGCTTGCCGCCCTGGGGCTTGTGATGCGGGTTGCCATCGAATCGAAAGACCATATCCCGTGGCAGCGCCCGGGAAGTCCACTGGTTTAA